CACGTCTGCGAGAACGGCCACGTCACCTACCCCGGACACACGCTCTGTCCGGACTGCGGCGAGAAACAGACCGACTCACTGGATCTGACCGATCGCACCGGCGAGGTCGTCACCTGGACGACGTCGACGGCGACGCCGCCCGGCGTGCGAGCGCCGAACACCATCGCCATCGTCGAGTTCGATCTGGCCGACGACGAGGTGGCCGACGAGTTCGTTCGCGCGGTCGGGCAGGTCACGACCGAGGACGTCGAGACGGGCGACGCCGTCGAGCCGACCTACGTCGAGGAGCTACGGGACCCCGAGGCGGGGATCAAGGTGCCCGAGAGCCAGGAGTGGGACGGCTACCGGTTCGAGCCGGTCTGAGTTCCGGTCTCGACGTTCGCAGTTCGACCCTCAGCAGTACTCGTCGAGCGCGAGCAACACGCTCGCGTCGCGGTCGAAGTCGTAGCGTGCGAAGTCCTCGCCGGTCAGCCGCCGGTCCGGTTCGAGAACGTCGCCCGGGCCGTCGGGGAGCGTCTCGATCCGCGATGTCGCGGTCATCGCCGTGATCTCGGAGTTCGGGAGCGTGAACGAGACCAAGTCTCCGAAGTACGTCGGCGCCTGGACCGGCGGCGTGCCGACGTGGGAGGCCCCGAGCCGCCGGAGCGTCGCCAGGAGCGAGACCCCGGCACTGAACGTCCTCGCCGCGGTCACGACGACGACCGCCGGCGGCGCGTAGCTCCCGGCCGACGGCCAGTCCGGTGCCTCCAGCCGTTCGAACGTCGGGACCGACTCGACGAGGTCGTCCCGGATCTCCTCCACAGTGCTGTCGCCACCGCCGATGGCGTACTCGCCGGGCCGGAGCGACCACTCCCTGCCCTCGTCCTCGAACGGCTCCGTCCCGCGGCGCTCGACCAGTCGGTCGGAGTACCGGAGCGCGCCCGGTCGGTCCCGGGCCGTCGCGACGCCGTCCCAGCCGTACAGGACGTAGGCCAGGAGGTCCACGAGGACCCGATTTCCGCCGGTGTTGTCCCGGAGGTCGACGAGCAGGGTACTCGTCCCCGCCGTCGCCATCTCGTCGGCGAGGTCGCGGAACAAGTCCAGCGCCGCCGGGACTTTGTCGAGGACTTCGTCGAAGTCGTCGGGGTCAGGCTCGCCCGTCGCCGCCCGGCAGAGCGAGCGCGCGCTCGCTCGGGCGTGTTCGTCGAGGTCGCCCTGTCGATACTGGAACGCCTCCCGATGATCGCTCATCGAGGGGATCCGTAGCCACGCGGCGTCGCGCTCTGGGAGCAGTTGATAGGTGGGCCACGCTTCCGAGTCTGGCCGTTCGAGCGTCGACGGCGCGACGCGCTCCGCGCCGTCCCCGGTCGTCGGTTCGAGCGGCTCGCGTCGAGTGGTGCCGTCCGACGCTTCGAACGCGAAGGTCGCTTCGTCGGGTCGTTCCGCTCGGTCGAGGAGCGGTGCCATCGCCCGCCAGTTGCGCAGCGAGAGCGCGAGGTTGAGCAGGTCTCCGTGCGGCGTCTCGCTCCCCCGGAGGCGCGCCTGCCGTTCGATGAGTTCGCCGACGGGAACACCGTCGACCCGGCGGAGCCGTGAACCGACGAGACTCTCCGGCACTCCCTCGCGGACCGACCGGACCCGAATCTCCCCGTCGACGACGCCGAGCCGGAGCGGAATCGTTCCGTCCGCGGTCGGCCAGACGACGAACATGTGAGCGTCACGAACTGCCGCGGCCAGGGACGCAACCGTCTCCTGGAGGCCCCGTTCGGGCCACCCGTCGCTCGGCACGTCGTCGAGCGCGGACTGTACGCGCTCGTAGTACGCGAAGCGTCCGCCCGCTCCCACGAACGGCGCCGGATGCGTCGCTTCCAGCACGTCGACGAACGTTCGGACGTCTGCCAGGACCGCCTCGTGCGTCAGGTCGGCGTCTTCGGCCATGGCGTTCCGTTAACCTCGGTGGCCGATAAATTATGGTAGTATGACTGAAATATCCAAACGTATAAGTATCGCGTACTCACTTTCGAGTGAAGCGGTCGCTGTGGGTCCGGACGGGCCGAGAGAGCTGACACCGACGACCCGCGGCTTATCGCGTCGTCTCACGGAGACTCCGGGCCGGCGGGGGCCGGTCCGCCCGCCGGAATGAATCGGGGTGTCGGTGGTTGCGGGTGGCTGACAGCAGATGATCAGTCGGCCAGCGCCACGGAGCCGTGGTCGCCGACCAAATCGCCGGAGCCCCCGGCGAGCGCGGACAACCCATCCGCCACCGAGCGGTACTCCTCGCCGTCGGCGTGCGGGTAGACGGCGACGAGGTCGCCCTCGTCGTAGACGGCGAGGGTGATGGCGGGGAAGACCAGCCAGTCGCACAGCTCGCCGGTGTCCGCGGCGTAGCACTCCCGGGTCGCGAAGAACGGTCGCAAGCGCACGCCGCGGTCGCGCGCCCACTGCGCGAACGACAGGTACCGGTCCCGCGCCGCTACCGCGTCCGGCGCCTCGCTGCGGATGCGTTTCGGACAGGTCCGCACCTCGAAGTAGTCGATCTGCTCCGCCGCCTCGAGTGCGCGCAGTCTGTCCGCGAGCCGGTCTCGCTGGCGCGCAGCCGGCTCCGGGAGCGTCTCCCTGAGATGCAGCGCGACGCGCCGGTCCCCCCTCCGCTCGGTTGGCGTCATGGGTACTCCACTCTACGAGCGTAGTGGGTAATAAATCATTATGTTTTGGATTTGGGTAGTATTCGGACGACCGCTCGGAGCGGCGTCCGCTGGTCGAGCCGAGAGAACGGAGCGACGAACCGGGCGGGTTACTCGCGGTTCGAGCCGTCGGAGCCGTCGTCGGGCGAGGCGTCCGAGGGCGGTTCGTCGTCGTCACCGTCGCCGTCTCCGGACGCCTCGCCGTCGCCGTCGGTCGGGGCGTCGTCGGCGCCCGGGAGTTCGTCGAGGTCGCGCTTGATCGACTCCAGTTCGGCGTCGACGTCGACCGAAACCGCGTCGTCACCGTCCGCGTCGGAGCGGCCGTCGGGGTCGGACGACTCGTCTTCGGCTCCACCCGACGCGCGGTCGACGTCGCTGTCCTCGGGAGCGCTCTCGCGGATGCGCCGGTGGATCTCCGCGCGCAGTTCGCGGGCGTCGTCGAGCAGCTCGGCGGCCTCGTCGTCGTTCGGTCGCCCCTCGACGGCGT
This DNA window, taken from Halosimplex litoreum, encodes the following:
- a CDS encoding Zn-ribbon domain-containing OB-fold protein, which encodes MSLDAHVCENGHVTYPGHTLCPDCGEKQTDSLDLTDRTGEVVTWTTSTATPPGVRAPNTIAIVEFDLADDEVADEFVRAVGQVTTEDVETGDAVEPTYVEELRDPEAGIKVPESQEWDGYRFEPV
- a CDS encoding HTH domain-containing protein, translated to MTPTERRGDRRVALHLRETLPEPAARQRDRLADRLRALEAAEQIDYFEVRTCPKRIRSEAPDAVAARDRYLSFAQWARDRGVRLRPFFATRECYAADTGELCDWLVFPAITLAVYDEGDLVAVYPHADGEEYRSVADGLSALAGGSGDLVGDHGSVALAD
- a CDS encoding DUF7547 family protein, whose protein sequence is MADDSSDEDLARLVTDLVRTLRELEDELEPPRPDDGPRLPTPRDLRRFTSEVAIPGFILILETNIRALRLLQRALRLADGAETASRETEQLRERAKSASESTLSRLDEALVGLQDAVEGRPNDDEAAELLDDARELRAEIHRRIRESAPEDSDVDRASGGAEDESSDPDGRSDADGDDAVSVDVDAELESIKRDLDELPGADDAPTDGDGEASGDGDGDDDEPPSDASPDDGSDGSNRE